Proteins found in one Methylobacter sp. S3L5C genomic segment:
- a CDS encoding cytochrome-c peroxidase, producing MFKIRSLVIALALTGSISVASAWEALPTVAPAPSDNPTTEEKVELGKMLYHDPRLSSTGTVSCASCHNTMLGGEDNRPNSMGVNGQTGGRSSPTVWNSAFNAVQFWDGRAATLEAQAAGPVTNPIEMGMKNWDDVVVRLKSIEGYQVAFEQAFGKDAISQDNATKAIAAYERTLITPNSPYDKYVSGDKSALTEQQVRGMNKVAELGCTSCHSGPAFNGPGMFQKFPVHSNSFYAAKYHFKDDKGLAEVTKKADDEHLWKVPTLRNIALTAPYFHNGAAKTLDEAVTVMGKTQLDKDLSKEEIADIVAFLNGLTGEFPKQTMPVLPPTPGKSFN from the coding sequence ATGTTTAAAATTCGTTCGCTGGTAATTGCACTGGCGTTAACAGGTTCCATTTCGGTGGCTTCGGCTTGGGAAGCATTGCCTACAGTAGCACCGGCACCGTCTGATAACCCGACTACTGAAGAAAAGGTTGAGCTGGGAAAAATGTTATACCATGACCCTCGCTTGTCTTCTACCGGCACGGTTTCTTGTGCTTCTTGCCATAACACAATGTTGGGTGGTGAGGATAACAGACCTAACTCTATGGGGGTTAATGGTCAGACTGGTGGTCGTAGTTCACCAACGGTATGGAACTCTGCGTTTAATGCCGTACAGTTTTGGGATGGACGAGCGGCGACTCTTGAAGCGCAAGCCGCAGGTCCGGTGACCAATCCTATTGAAATGGGCATGAAAAACTGGGATGATGTCGTTGTCCGCTTAAAATCTATTGAAGGTTATCAGGTCGCCTTTGAACAGGCTTTTGGTAAAGACGCCATTTCTCAAGACAATGCAACCAAAGCCATTGCCGCTTATGAAAGAACCTTGATTACGCCCAATAGCCCTTATGATAAATACGTTTCCGGTGATAAATCAGCGTTAACCGAGCAACAAGTGCGCGGTATGAACAAGGTTGCTGAACTAGGTTGTACCAGTTGTCATAGTGGCCCGGCATTCAATGGTCCTGGGATGTTCCAGAAATTTCCTGTACATAGCAATAGCTTTTATGCTGCCAAGTACCATTTCAAAGATGATAAAGGTTTAGCCGAAGTGACCAAAAAAGCAGACGATGAACATTTGTGGAAGGTGCCTACCTTGCGCAATATCGCTTTGACGGCACCTTATTTTCATAATGGGGCGGCAAAAACTCTTGATGAAGCAGTAACGGTCATGGGAAAAACGCAGTTGGATAAAGATTTGTCCAAAGAAGAGATTGCCGACATTGTCGCCTTTCTTAATGGTTTGACAGGTGAGTTTCCCAAGCAAACAATGCCCGTTTTGCCACCTACACCAGGTAAGTCGTTTAATTAA
- a CDS encoding TIGR02450 family Trp-rich protein: MNKMKSRQINPEKLLLSKWTAVQPANKEKHFLVTRLVRDEQEIVVACVLEAVINHREIELDWHLLKDASIWLPGWL; this comes from the coding sequence ATGAATAAAATGAAAAGCCGGCAAATAAATCCCGAAAAACTGCTGTTAAGCAAGTGGACTGCCGTGCAACCTGCCAATAAAGAGAAGCATTTTTTAGTAACACGGCTTGTTAGAGATGAGCAGGAAATAGTTGTTGCTTGTGTGCTGGAAGCTGTTATTAATCATCGTGAAATTGAACTGGACTGGCATCTATTAAAAGATGCATCCATTTGGTTACCAGGGTGGCTTTAA